CTTGTTGTTGGGCTGCTAAAAAGTTGTATTTCAGTTTAAAAAATTTATTGCCTGAAATTTGCGGATGAATCTGATCAAGCCGCCGAATGGTCAGTTGAATAGGTGCATCAACAAAAATCTGCTGATCTGTAATACCTTGGGCAATATCATCAAACATGTACAGTGATCATCAAAACAATTTAAGCCTATTGTAACCATTAAAAACCTTAGGCTTTAAAAAGATATTCTGACATACCATGCTAAGAGTTTGTATCGACACTTGTGACCACTGACATTCCTGGACGTAAATGCTCTAAACCTTTTTGATTGGCATCAATCGCGATACGCACAGAAATTCGTTGTACCACTTTGGTAAAGTTACCTGTTGTATTATCTGCTTTAAGCACACTAAATTCTGAGCCTGCGGCAGGTGATATTTCTTCAACTTTTCCTGTGAATTTTTGATGATTCATTGCATCAACAGTAAATGTTGCAGTTTGACCAATTTTCATTTTGGCAATTTGGGTTTCTTTAAAGTTTGCAGTCACCCATCTTTGTTGTGGAATCAGATACATCAGTTGTGTACCTGCGGCAACATATTGTCCAACCCGAGGATTGACTTCACCTAATTGTCCATCCATGGGTGCACGAATTACACTATAGTCTTTGGTGGTCACGGCTTGGTCGAGTTGTGCTTTGGCATTGGTCACTTGAGCAGCTAAACCAGTTTCAGAAACTTGTGCTGTTTTGAGGGCTTGCTGTGTCACTAGCACATTGGCTTGAGCTTGTTGAAGTAAGGCTAAATTATTTTTTGCATCTGCGGCGGCTTTGTCTTGTTCAGACTTTGAAGCGGCACCACTATTGCCGAGTTGTTGATAGCGTTGCTGTTGTGCGATTGAGAGTTCATAAGCTGCGCGCGCTTGTTCAACTTTGGCTTGTGCTGCCACAATATCTGCTTTGCGTTGTTCGATAGTTTGGGTTTGATTGGATAGATTATTTTGTGCTTGATCTACACCTGATTTTGCTTGTGTGACTTTTTGATCATAGGTTGTAGTGTCAATGTGCATCAGTATTTGACCTTGTTTAACATGATCAAAATCGGTGACAAGGACATCTTTAACATAGCCATTAATTTGTGAGGATAAAACCGTGGTTTTACCTTTGACATAACTATTTTCGGTGGACTCAATAGCACTTTGAAATGGACCAATTTTCCAAGCATACATGATCAAAGCAATGCCCATTAACAGGACAATGAACATGAAAAATAACGTACGTTTGGCGGTGGGAATCAATTTACTCGATGGCACA
The DNA window shown above is from Acinetobacter piscicola and carries:
- a CDS encoding HlyD family secretion protein, which codes for MSQDQKSEQSTTTEKETTPTAPQAVPSSKLIPTAKRTLFFMFIVLLMGIALIMYAWKIGPFQSAIESTENSYVKGKTTVLSSQINGYVKDVLVTDFDHVKQGQILMHIDTTTYDQKVTQAKSGVDQAQNNLSNQTQTIEQRKADIVAAQAKVEQARAAYELSIAQQQRYQQLGNSGAASKSEQDKAAADAKNNLALLQQAQANVLVTQQALKTAQVSETGLAAQVTNAKAQLDQAVTTKDYSVIRAPMDGQLGEVNPRVGQYVAAGTQLMYLIPQQRWVTANFKETQIAKMKIGQTATFTVDAMNHQKFTGKVEEISPAAGSEFSVLKADNTTGNFTKVVQRISVRIAIDANQKGLEHLRPGMSVVTSVDTNS